One genomic segment of Clavelina lepadiformis chromosome 3, kaClaLepa1.1, whole genome shotgun sequence includes these proteins:
- the LOC143450558 gene encoding putative ATP-dependent DNA helicase Q1, with product MWHFITRISKRRLRQFTKVLPTQNQERFNRNTGCVPQLQYHLWPANDNKAASRPQNSWRKGFLEINNSALSNAEHELPENQDGTSQLERKKQISNELKSLHKQKELLESRITELESALQVEEDEKNCWKLEDFPWSLEIRMRLEQFGIDNFHPHQLQAINATLSNKDVMVVFGTGGGKSLCYQLPALVSKGVTVVVSPLVSLITDQVMNLEKNQIKAHMLTGNTSWTETLEIYNAMESHTTEMKLLYVTPEKVAQSKTFLAQLDTCYRNGNLSRIAIDEVHCVNQWGNAFRPDYKLLGILKRQFPTTPIIGLTATSTEKVLNEIKSVLNIPNALVFRSSLRRDNLFYEVRQKPNTHKKLIDDMARTIKTGFFGKSGIVYCLSKRNCSDVCKGLASHGIHAGVYHANLSSSEREETHIKWLKGDIQVICATVAFGMGINKPDVNFVIHHTMSKSIESYYQESGRAGRDGSLALCLLYFALKDVSRQNNMVLKESAGLENLAKMVQYCHDTTSCRQKLICEHFGEKFAHECSGMCDSCTQAQASICDVTSVCRTILDLVQSSVTRKENLTGKKIVEIMKKKNHEQFSEVDFERIILHMLIAGYLREEYRIVKSYTITYILPGRKRSLLKRHSVKLNLPLPASMKKPA from the exons ATGTGGCACTTTATTACTAGAATATCGAAAAGGAGGCTCAGGCAGTTTACAAAAGTGTTACCAACACAAAATCAAGAAAGATTTAACCGAAACACAGGGTGTGTGCCCCAGCTGCAATACCATCTTTGGCCGGCCAATGATAATAAAGCAGCTTCCCGCCCTCAAAATAGTTGGAGGAAAGGTTTTCTGGAGATAAATAACTCAGCATTGTCTAACGCAGAACATG AATTACCAGAAAATCAGGATGGAACATCACAACTTGAAAGGAAAAAGCAAATTTCCAATGAGCTCAAGTCTCTTCATAAACAGAAAGAACTGCTGGAGAGTCGAATAACTGAACTAGAAAGCGCTCTGCAAGTAGAGGAAGACGAAAAAAACTGCTGGAAATTGGAAG ATTTTCCTTGGAGCCTGGAAATCCGAATGAGATTAGAACAATTTGGCATCGATAATTTCCACCCACATCAACTGCAAGCAATAAACGCCACTCTGAGCAACAAAGATGTAATGGTTGTGTTCGGTACTGGTGGGGGAAAGAGTCTGTGTTACCAACTCCCGGCTTTGGTGTCAAAAG GTGTTACTGTGGTGGTGTCACCGTTAGTTTCGCTGATCACTGATCAAGTGATGAATTTGGAGAAAAACCAGATAAAAGCTCATATGCTCACAGGCAATACATCCTGG ACAGAGACCTTGGAAATCTACAATGCCATGGAATCACACACAACCGAAATGAAACTACTTTATGTTACACCTGAGAAAGTTGCACAGAGCAAAACGTTTCTAGCCCAG TTGGACACATGTTACAGAAATGGAAACTTATCAAGAATCGCGATAGACGAAGTCCACTGTGTGAATCAGTGGGGAAATGCCTTCAGACCAG ATTACAAATTGCTTGGAATTTTAAAGCGACAGTTTCCAACGACTCCCATAATTGGCCTGACAGCAACATCAACTGAGAAG GTGTTAAACGAAATAAAATCAGTGTTAAACATTCCAAACGCTCTTGTGTTCCGTTCCTCGTTAAGACGGGACAACCTCTTCTACGAGGTGAGACAAAAGccaaatactcacaaaaaacTAATCGACGACATGGCAAGGACAATAAAAACTGGATTTTTTGGCAAATCAG GCATTGTCTATTGCTTGTCCAAAAGGAATTGCTCTGACGTTTGCAAGGGCTTGGCTTCTCATGGCATTCACGCTGGAGTGTATCACGCCAATTTATCTTCTTCTGAGAGGGAAGAGACTCACATTAAATGGTTAAAAGGTGACATCCAG GTAATCTGTGCAACGGTAGCATTCGGCATGGGCATTAACAAACCCGATGTGAACTTCGTCATCCATCACACCATGAGCAAGAGCATTGAGAGTTATTATCAG GAATCTGGACGTGCCGGTAGAGATGGAAGCCTTGCTCTCTGCCTTCTGTACTTCGCCTTGAAGGATGTTTCTCGTCAGAACAACATGGTTTTGAAGGAAAGTGCCGGTTTGGAAAATCTCGCCAAAATGGTCCAGTATTGCCACGATACAACCAG CTGTCGTCAGAAGCTGATCTGCGAACACTTTGGTGAGAAATTTGCGCACGAGTGCAGTGGAATGTGTGACTCCTGTACGCAAGCCCAGG CTTCcatctgtgacgtcacaagcgTTTGTCGTACAATTCTGGATCTTGTTCAATCAAGCGTAACAAGGAAAGAAAATTTGACcggaaaaaaaattgttgaaataatGAAGAAGAAAAATCATGAGCAGTTTTCAGAAGTAGATTTCGAGAGAATAATACTTCATATGCTAATTGCCGGATACCTGAG AGAGGAATACCGGATCGTTAAAAGCTACACGATCACCTATATCTTGCCTGGAAGGAAACGATCTCTACTGAAACGTCATTCCGTTAAACTGAACTTGCCGCTGCCGGCAAGTATGAAGAAGCCAGCGTGA
- the LOC143448887 gene encoding NUAK family SNF1-like kinase 1: MLSSENIVTGNDGTETLEVCASPVRRHNHRHNVKHRYDFIRTLGKGTYGKVKLARHKERNELVAVKAIKKDKIKDNEDLKHIRREIDIMSSIRHPHIIQIYEVFENQDRIVIVMEYAAGGELYDYLASKRGIAEEDSKSFFRQIVSAVRYCHKAGIVHRDLKLENILLSNENQIKIADFGLANKYKAESLLSTFCGSPLYASPEIVTGVPYVGPEVDSWSLGVLLYALVYGTMPFDGRNFQVLTRHITRGEISKPDRESDAHSLILWMLTVDPTKRATIDDVASHAWLNAVDDITTPVSVGNETSYVNYIDTTVNDNGWDNTKADDKAVDVDTCENNQPKGILKHNLVVVAKATAPPVEVPKVQPAPPASPDVILAGQLAAVCGLQAKDSLKLKGKPQGASTKRRVMRSRRDRESGYYSSPERAPVVNLTLSAPEHTYHAQNSVPLIKPSLTPSRMSQVRSNNPTLPPRTHAPPSGSREYLMPTPSPVDGRPVSISSDDGSSIGSQTRPASTYSDSSILSTDSFDLCMSNPPLPPPSAAYHPIAPPPQQRPLSLSLIPDTLPPMPESYVGDQPAPGALTPNSEKLVRGLERILAPNKRRHNRQSHVTSNDVSRHQQSLGDTSQLSTMMNQLNVDLELAYKKAFDICANLRSAEV; the protein is encoded by the exons ATGTTAAGCTCAGAAAACATTGTGACTGGAAATGATGGCACTGAGACCCTGGAGGTTTGTGCATCACCAGTGAGAAGACACAATCATAGACATAATGTTAAACACAGATACGATTTCATTCGAACACTGGGCAAGGGTACATATGGAAAAGTAAAGTTAGCCAGACATAAAGAAAGAAATGAGCTG GTGGCCGTGAAAGCAATCAAAAAAGATAAGATAAAGGACAACGAAGATTTGAAACACATCCGACGTGAAATAGACATAATGTCTTCCATACGACACCCTCACATTATACAAATATACGAAG TTTTCGAAAACCAAGACAGAATAGTGATTGTCATGGAATACGCCGCTGGTGGTGAGTTGTACGACTATCTTGCCTCGAAGCGTGGCATTGCTGAAGAGGattcaaaatcttttttccGTCAAATCGTTTCTGCGGTCCGCTACTGCCATAAG GCGGGAATAGTCCACAGAGATCTGAAACTGGAAAATATTCTGCTAAGTAACGAAAATCAGATCAAA ATAGCGGACTTCGGACTAGCAAATAAATACAAGGCAGAAAGCCTGCTGAGTACATTCTGCGGAAGTCCTCTCTATGCTTCGCCAGAAATCGTCACAGGCGTCCCATACGTCGGACCTGAG gTGGACAGTTGGTCCCTGGGTGTGCTATTATACGCGCTTGTATACGGAACGATGCCATTCGACGGCAGGAACTTTCAGGTTTTGACGAGACACATCACAAGAGGAGAAATCAGCAAACCAGATCGCGAGTCAG ATGCGCACAGTCTGATCCTATGGATGCTAACCGTCGACCCAACCAAACGTGCTACGATCGATGACGTAGCTAGTCACGCTTGGCTGAACGCTGTTGATGACATCACGACGCCGGTCTCCGTTGGCAACGAGACCTCTTACGTGAACTACATAGATACAACTGTAAACGACAACGGTTGGGACAACACAAAAGCGGACGATAAAGCAGTCGACGTGGATACTTGTGAAAATAACCAACCAAAGGGAATTTTGAAGCACAACCTTGTAGTTGTAGCGAAAGCTACAGCGCCGCCAGTGGAGGTCCCGAAGGTGCAACCAGCCCCGCCAGCGTCTCCTGACGTCATACTCGCGGGGCAGCTTGCGGCAGTGTGTGGACTTCAGGCTAAAGACAGTTTAAAGTTAAAGGGGAAACCCCAGGGCGCGTCTACCAAGCGGAGAGTGATGAGGTCGCGACGTGACAGAGAGAGCGGGTACTACTCGTCCCCGGAGAGGGCCCCCGTCGTAAATCTCACCCTGAGTGCCCCCGAGCACACGTACCATGCCCAGAATTCTGTGCCTCTAATAAAACCCAGTTTGACCCCATCGAGGATGAGCCAAGTGCGAAGCAACAACCCTACCTTGCCCCCGCGAACCCACGCTCCTCCCAGCGGGTCCCGGGAATATCTCATGCCAACACCGTCCCCGGTAGACGGGCGCCCGGTGAGCATAAGCAGTGACGATGGGTCGAGCATAGGAAGTCAAACAAGGCCGGCAAGTACTTACAGTGACTCCAGTATTCTCTCCACCGACTCCTTTGACTTGTGCATGTCCAACCCCCCTTTACCGCCACCCAGTGCTGCTTATCACCCAATCGCGCCCCCACCACAGCAGCGTCCCCTGTCCTTGTCCCTGATCCCCGACACCCTTCCCCCCATGCCCGAGTCATACGTAGGGGACCAGCCAGCTCCTGGGGCTCTGACTCCAAACAGTGAGAAGCTTGTTCGCGGTTTGGAGCGGATTTTAGCCCCCAATAAACGACGTCATAATCGTCAGTCGCATGTGACGTCAAATGACGTATCAAGGCATCAACAATCGCTCGGCGACACGTCACAATTATCGACGATGATGAACCAGTTGAACGTGGATCTGGAGTTGGCTTATAAGAAAGCTTTCGACATTTGCGCAAATCTAAGATCAGCCGAAGTGTAG
- the LOC143450065 gene encoding uncharacterized protein LOC143450065: protein MQQIFSIFVLIYGLFTNHAFGKDFTLSRHKRQTERAPPPPEYVELLENFWPESSSRCPDGYMLCMDASYCFNQEQLCGGQDACTDSSDDINAICLGKERPPTTEGTTMTLTTTSRTTRTSRTTVTRSRTFVDSTLRNSDVIQTLGGASSKFQHPLVIAFISLVGTLIIYVAVATVCCVKHRWNSINPSPLASHAANTVTNA, encoded by the exons ATGCAGCAAATATTTtctatatttgttttaatttacgGTTTATTCACAAACCATGCATTCGGAAAag ATTTCACCTtatcacgtcacaaaagaCAAACGGAGCGAGCACCACCCCCACCGGAATATGTTGAACTTCTGGAAAATTTTTGGCCCGAATCAAGCTCAAGGTGTCCAGATGG GTACATGCTTTGCATGGACGCTTCTTATTGCTTCAACCAGGAGCAGTTATGCGGAGGACAAGACGCTTGTACTGATAGCTCCGATGACATCAATGCTATTTGTTTGGGAAAGGAGCGACCTCCAACGACGGAAG GAACCACAATGACTTTAACAACAACTTCAAGAACAACAAGAACAAGCAGAACTACGGTGACAAGATCAAGAACTTTCGTCGATTCTACGCTGAGAAATTCCGACGTGATACAAACACTAGGGGGCGCTAGTAGTAAATTTCA ACACCCTTTAGTCATCGCTTTCATTTCTCTTGTCGGCACTTTGATCATCTACGTTGCTGTGGCAACCGTCTGTTGCGTAAAGCATCGCTGGAATTCCATCAATCCATCCCCTTTGGCGTCACACGCAGCAAATACCGTCACAAACGCATGA
- the LOC143449598 gene encoding lens fiber membrane intrinsic protein-like produces the protein MKRSTFFGFFATLLGICGLALAAIALGTTRWRWNFADDEEYGLFERCSIGLSRNQCRTGLVEFAVPYIRATQSFMIMGAFLALIGVIVSMVIGCGKGGSKGHLAAGLLYLISGLFLMVACGVYTGVNRPLLIASGNTYRYGYSFWLAWSSSIILLLAMPFGFLANSSKFNYV, from the exons ATGAAAAGGTCAACATTCTTTGGCTTTTTTGCCACATTGCTTGGAATCTGCGGCTTAGCTTTGGCCGCCATTGCACTGGGCACCACTAGGTGGCGCTGGAACTTCGCAGACGATGAGGAGTACGGCCTGTTTGAGAGATGTTCGATTGGGCTGTCGAGAAATCAGTGTCGGACTGGACTTGTAGAGTTTG CTGTTCCTTACATCCGGGCTACGCAGTCTTTCATGATCATGGGAGCTTTCCTCGCTCTCATTGGTGTGATAGTTTCCATGGTGATAGGATGTGGAAAGGGAGGTTCAAAAGGTCACCTTGCCGCCGGACTTCTTTACCTCATTTCAG GGTTGTTCCTGATGGTGGCTTGTGGAGTTTATACCGGCGTTAACCGCCCCCTGCTTATAGCCTCAGGCAACACTTACCGGTATGGATACTCGTTCTGGCTGGCCTGGTCTTCATCAATCATTTTGTTGCTTGCTATGCCCTTTGGTTTTCTGGCAAATTCCAGCAAGTTCAACTACGTGTAA
- the LOC143450345 gene encoding small ribosomal subunit protein mS22-like: MMSLRWRILFSLSSRRLCRTVYSGPDGLPDFTREYEKNTDTSWEARKLKNIRQRVIDKEKGKKFEDLEKIVDDEARRIAPLSHFIFSDDPAVCNKDLMLGQRMEILGNPSSDGKNNIKEKYSKSSNLDPDFIRPEVQEILKRIRGKDPKIIFKRKLERNKEMPKIQLLSDEQLKQKYEEALEAAEKFLEMPPVMTEREPIDEELAFDEKLDGYEHSSLVFTDISEDLNRNERFIVVRETNGKLRKATWEERDRMLQIYFPKPQRDILKPELFDDLTVALKNEFHENVLQQILIHFDPDSANYINLTKQVYDDIDEKGAFELLRSTRFFGGLAFYLTKHKSIDNLLIYFLHSKLLEEASDLINLYYLIKPKSEVSQQIQDIDDAVEKVKIFVANEAINARAIKLALNPFLKSHQKRTGKQRSVQ, from the exons ATGATGAGCTTGCGCTGGaggattttgttttctttgagcTCAAGAAGATTGTGCAGAACTGTATATTCTGGCCCAGACGGGTTGCCGGATTTTACTAGAGAATATG aaaaaaacaCAGATACAAGCTGGGAAGCAAGAAAGCTTAAAAATATTCGCCAACGAGTTATAGACAAAG AAAAaggcaaaaagtttgaagatCTTGAGAAGATTGTTGATGATGAAGCGAGGAGGATTGCTCCTCTTtcacatttcattttttctgatGATCCTGCTGTGTGTAACAAAG ATTTGATGCTTGGTCAACGAATGGAGATTCTGGGAAATCCTTCCTCTGAtgggaagaataatattaaagaaaaataCTCGAAATCATCAAATTTAGATCCTGATTTTATCAG GCCAGAGGTGCAAGAAATTTTAAAGAGAATTCGTGGCAAAGacccaaaaataatttttaaaagaaaactcgaaagaaacaaagaaatgccGAAGATCCAGTTATTATCAGATGAACAGCTTAAGCAG AAATATGAAGAAGCCTTGGAGGCAGCTGAAAAGTTTTTGGAAATGCCGCCGGTGATGACAGAAAGAGAACCGATTGATGAAGAACTCGCGTTTGACGAGAAGTTGGATGGTTATGAACATTCCAGTCTTGTTTTTACTGACATCAGCGAAGATTTAAACCGAAAT GAAAGGTTTATCGTTGTGCGAGAGACGAATGGAAAATTACGGAAAGCTACTTGGGAGGAAAGAGACCGGATGcttcaaatatattttcccAAACCACAGCGAGACATCCTGAAACCAGAGTTATTTGATGATTTGACG gTTGCACTTAAAAATGAGTTCCATGAAAATGTCTTGCAACAAATTCTCATTCATTTTGACCCTGACTCTGCCAATTacataaatttaacaaaacaggTTTATGATGACATTGACGAAAAGGGTGCATTTGAGCTACTAAG aTCTACCAGGTTCTTTGGTGGACTTGCATTTTACTTGACCAAGCACAAATCAATTGACAATTTACTGATTTACTTTCTACACAGTAAATT GCTCGAAGAAGCCAGTGATTTGATTAATCTTTATTATCTCATAAAACCTAAAAGTGAAGTTTCTCAACAAATTCAAGATATTGATGATGCTGTGGAGAAAGTTAAG